The following proteins are co-located in the Deinococcus malanensis genome:
- a CDS encoding antitoxin Xre/MbcA/ParS toxin-binding domain-containing protein → MTTHPWPEHTFTVLTGLQDSEAVLTPLLLRGQPLPTSVPTLKELTQRVSRLMATNHETTARVLGVSRSTASKNEPVNPDVLDRIHSLSQNLDRAQAVFGDDAVGWFTAPNPALGNLSPLELHQTRYGERHVTEFITGMLDGTFL, encoded by the coding sequence ATGACCACCCACCCCTGGCCCGAGCACACCTTCACTGTCCTCACCGGACTGCAGGATTCCGAGGCCGTACTGACCCCCCTCCTGCTGCGTGGTCAACCTCTCCCCACCTCCGTGCCTACCCTCAAGGAACTCACCCAGCGCGTGAGTCGCCTGATGGCCACCAACCACGAAACGACCGCGCGCGTGCTGGGCGTCAGCCGCAGCACCGCCTCCAAGAACGAACCTGTCAACCCGGACGTCCTCGACCGCATTCACAGCCTGAGCCAGAACCTCGACCGTGCCCAGGCCGTCTTTGGTGACGACGCCGTGGGATGGTTCACCGCGCCTAACCCAGCCCTGGGCAACCTGAGTCCGCTGGAACTTCATCAGACCCGCTACGGCGAGCGTCACGTCACGGAATTCATTACCGGCATGCTCGACGGGACCTTTCTTTGA
- a CDS encoding RES family NAD+ phosphorylase — MIAYRLVHRLALQQRPNPLTSSGAKGRWNTSGVYVTYLAEHAALAALELLNYAGVYRNMSGYRLYRVEVDDALIQDADASVDVRVHEQTQAYGDAWVQSGRSLGLRVASITGPESFNLLLNQRHEAFPTLQAVDLGEYSFDSRVTALLTPPT, encoded by the coding sequence TTGATCGCCTACCGCCTGGTGCACCGCCTGGCTCTCCAGCAACGCCCCAACCCGCTGACCAGTAGCGGAGCCAAGGGTCGCTGGAACACCAGCGGCGTGTATGTCACGTACCTGGCGGAACACGCGGCGCTCGCCGCCTTGGAACTGCTCAATTACGCCGGGGTGTACCGCAACATGAGCGGGTACCGGCTGTACCGCGTGGAGGTGGATGACGCCCTGATTCAGGACGCTGACGCCAGCGTGGACGTGCGGGTTCACGAGCAGACGCAAGCGTACGGCGATGCATGGGTCCAGAGCGGGCGCAGTCTGGGTCTGCGCGTGGCAAGCATTACCGGACCGGAGAGCTTCAACCTGCTGCTCAATCAGCGGCATGAGGCGTTCCCGACGTTGCAGGCGGTGGACCTGGGAGAGTACTCCTTTGATTCACGGGTGACCGCATTGCTCACGCCACCCACCTGA
- a CDS encoding serine hydrolase domain-containing protein, whose product MYSPADLLDEARKTNSSALVLLNDHQVMLDEVFDGQGDRPIETMSVTKAVLSLLVGRAVTLGLLPGADLPIHELFPEWRQGRKQAITLRHLMTHTSGLQNALNAGEELYPSPDFVQLALCAELDHEPGRRLAYNNKAVNLICGVLERATGMKADDFARAELFGPLGIEDWSWQRDAAGTPHGMAGLGLRASDLARLGQLALQGGEKLISQEWLEESTRPATPVTGQIGLLWWVLYEWTRYTVNESHVEALAEAGMEATQLAALRRCVCEDVGSADLLRLTAQEALTPPRFLRGCRG is encoded by the coding sequence GTGTATTCCCCTGCTGACCTGCTCGACGAGGCCCGGAAGACGAACTCCAGCGCCCTGGTCCTCCTGAACGATCACCAGGTGATGCTGGACGAGGTGTTCGACGGCCAGGGGGATCGACCGATCGAGACCATGAGCGTCACCAAAGCGGTCCTTAGCCTGCTGGTGGGCCGTGCGGTCACCCTCGGACTCCTGCCGGGTGCGGACCTGCCCATCCATGAGCTGTTCCCCGAATGGCGGCAGGGGCGCAAGCAGGCCATCACCCTGCGGCACCTGATGACGCACACCAGCGGCCTGCAGAACGCCCTGAACGCTGGCGAGGAACTCTATCCCAGCCCGGACTTTGTGCAGCTGGCCCTGTGCGCTGAACTGGACCATGAGCCGGGAAGGCGTTTGGCGTACAACAACAAAGCCGTGAACCTGATCTGCGGCGTGCTGGAGCGGGCTACCGGAATGAAGGCAGATGACTTCGCCCGCGCTGAGCTGTTCGGGCCCTTGGGGATCGAGGACTGGTCGTGGCAGCGTGACGCGGCGGGCACCCCGCACGGCATGGCAGGTCTCGGGCTTCGCGCCAGTGATCTCGCGCGCCTGGGTCAGCTGGCCTTACAGGGCGGAGAGAAGCTGATCTCCCAGGAGTGGCTGGAGGAAAGCACCCGGCCGGCCACACCGGTCACGGGGCAGATCGGACTGCTGTGGTGGGTGCTGTACGAGTGGACGCGCTACACCGTCAACGAATCACACGTGGAAGCCTTAGCTGAAGCGGGCATGGAAGCAACTCAGTTGGCGGCGCTGCGCCGCTGTGTCTGTGAGGATGTCGGTTCGGCCGACCTGCTGCGGTTGACCGCGCAGGAGGCTTTGACGCCTCCCAGGTTCCTTCGGGGGTGTCGTGGGTGA
- a CDS encoding saccharopine dehydrogenase family protein, translated as MTLNSRWMIYGANGFTGRLIAQEARRRGLTPVLAGRSDEPVRDLAATLELESRVFTLKNPSEVHRNLEDLDLVLHCAGPFSRTFSPMLESCLASRTHYLDITGEYQVLEALQRQGPRARQAGITAVSGVGFDVVPTDSVAAHLVHGLPSATRLRLAFRGGTISRGTALTMLEGAPEGGRSRQGGLLVREPVGVRTWRVEHDQVRYVAVSIPWGDLATAYYSTGIPTVETYMALPPAGAFVMRGSQFAAPLLRLRAVQKLLRERASRVRGPTAAAMNQGCTIVWGEATDPVGRRATAKLLGPDGYRFTVETALAAVKRVLTGDAPTGAWTPTQAFGADFVTALPGVELLQAQQGHFTL; from the coding sequence ATGACCCTCAACTCCCGCTGGATGATCTACGGCGCGAACGGCTTCACGGGTCGATTGATCGCGCAGGAGGCGAGACGGCGCGGACTGACGCCAGTGCTGGCCGGACGCTCCGACGAACCGGTTCGGGACCTGGCTGCGACCCTTGAGTTGGAAAGCCGGGTGTTCACCCTCAAGAACCCCTCCGAGGTACACCGGAACCTGGAGGACCTGGACCTGGTACTTCACTGCGCGGGGCCGTTTTCCAGGACGTTCTCGCCCATGCTCGAGAGCTGTCTGGCGAGCCGGACGCACTACCTGGACATCACAGGCGAATACCAGGTGCTCGAAGCTCTGCAACGGCAGGGACCACGAGCACGACAGGCCGGCATTACCGCTGTTTCCGGGGTCGGCTTTGATGTAGTCCCCACGGACAGCGTTGCGGCTCATCTGGTCCACGGTTTGCCCTCTGCCACTCGGCTGAGGCTCGCCTTCCGCGGGGGCACCATCAGCCGCGGAACCGCCCTCACCATGCTGGAGGGCGCCCCCGAAGGCGGGCGGAGCCGTCAGGGAGGCCTGCTTGTTCGCGAACCCGTGGGAGTCCGGACCTGGCGGGTCGAGCATGACCAGGTGCGGTACGTCGCGGTCAGCATTCCTTGGGGGGACCTGGCCACGGCTTACTACTCCACGGGTATTCCCACGGTCGAGACCTACATGGCGCTTCCTCCCGCCGGGGCGTTCGTGATGCGGGGCAGTCAATTCGCGGCACCGCTCCTGCGTCTGAGGGCAGTGCAGAAGTTGCTACGTGAGCGGGCCAGCAGGGTAAGGGGGCCGACGGCCGCCGCGATGAATCAGGGCTGCACCATCGTGTGGGGGGAGGCAACCGACCCGGTAGGACGGCGAGCGACCGCGAAGCTGCTGGGGCCCGACGGCTACAGATTCACCGTGGAAACGGCGCTGGCCGCCGTGAAACGTGTGTTGACAGGAGACGCGCCCACGGGAGCGTGGACGCCTACGCAGGCCTTCGGAGCAGACTTCGTGACCGCCTTGCCCGGCGTCGAGTTGCTCCAGGCTCAGCAGGGTCATTTCACTCTTTGA